Sequence from the Rhinoraja longicauda isolate Sanriku21f chromosome 17, sRhiLon1.1, whole genome shotgun sequence genome:
GGGAGCGGCCGCAGAGAGGACCTCTTCTCGCCGCCCAACTGTTGCTGGTTCCGTGGCCGCAGACCCAGGACGGCGTTCACCAGGAGGCAGGTAGATGCTTGGGATAGTCTGTAGCAAGGCGTGTACTAGCGGGGCCTGGCTCCAACGCATCCTCGAGTCGTGATGACTTAACACGAAATCCAGCTGTAGATTGTGTGTTTTAAGATCGTAATTCTGGATCCACAGTATATGGTTACTCATCTGTGCTCTTATATTGAATTCTCAAACatgatggtgtcaggggttatggggagaaagcaggagaatggggttgggagggagagatagatcagccatgattgaatggcagagtattgatgggccgaatggcctaattctgctgctactaCTTAAGAACATGGTCTTTAATGGATGTCGTAAAATAACTTtgagcagatttttttttcaattcagtAAACTGGactattgttaaaaaaaaattattaacatttttttaaattgtccaatCAAATTAACAAAATTGGAAAAAATCTCAGTTCAATTGTTGTCATTAGTTTGAAGCAAACTGGGCATTAATAACCCCCCTGGACCTGAAccccctggtctgaagaagggtcccgaccccaggtgtcacctatccatgttccccacagatgctgcctgacccgctgagttactccagcactctgtgtccaccccTGATCTACAACTTTATTTCTGCGATGAAATTAGCaactgaacatttttttaaaagccgTACGGAAATATAACATGCAGCTTTTTTTCCTGAGGATTTTTCAGTGAAAACTTTGCCTTCTCAAGTTCTCAGTGCTAACATTGTAAAGATGCGGAGAGTGTAAAGTCAGCAATggggacacgaggaactgcagatgccgcaatcttgagcaaagcacaaagtgctggaggaactcaacgggtcaggcaggtagcgtctgtggaaggaatgaacctTTGATTggaagggtctggaccagaaaagttgtctgtcgattccctccacagatgctgcctggcctgatgagctcctccagcattttttgcccaAGTCGGGAATGACCCTGGACGGTACAGAGAGGAGAGagcaggaccttctgcagttgtacagagccctagtgagaccgcacctggagtactgtgtgcagttttggtctccaaatttgaggcaggatattcttgctattgagggtgtgcagtatacactgggatttagaaggatgagaggggatcttatcgaaacctataagattattaaggggttggacatgttagaggcaggaaacatgttcccaatgttgggggagtccagaaccaggggccacagtttaagaataagaggtacgccatttagaacagagacgaggaaaaacttttttagtcagagagttgtgaatctgtggaattctctgcctcagagggcagtggaggccaattctctgaatacattcaagagagagctggatagagctcttaaggatagcggagtcagggggtatggggagaaagcagtaatggggtactgattgagaatgatcagccatgatcacattgaatggcggtgctggctcgaagggccgaatggcctactcctgcacctattgtctattgtctattgaccttgtcCCCACTGTCTGTACCACACATTATGTTTGGGAGATGAGCCAATGCATTCTacattgagacacaagagactacagtgTCTGTGGGGCAGGACACTTGAtagtgaaacaaggaactgtaaaaaTATAGTCAAAAGTccaccgcggggccatggacttaccatcggagcctgcgatcccttgcctgggatcgacgctccaactgcggcctgcggacttcaacatcgtggagctcgccgtCTCGAGTAGAGGCCCATGCCGGGAGCTGGACCGTCAGAACGTTTCGATCAGCCCTGACCCGTGGTCCGATCGgccggcgcggggagctgagatccccgaaCCCCCGATGCAGGACCTTGATCGCCCCAATGCAGAGGGCCCAAACGCCGTCGGCTACGGTAGTAAGATCgttccgtcaacggaaggctcgaagcccccgaccgcgggagaacaaagaagggaagagattgaacttttctcccccttccatcagtgaggaatgtggaggagtcactgggggatgtttacgttaaaatatattttgtgtgtcctgttgcttttaattagtatgactgtacggcaaaacaaattcctcgtatgttgcaaaacgtacttggctaataaagtatgatcatGATTTTGAAAAGTTAGGAATGGttttgcaaggaactgcaggtgctgcaataCCGAGCAAAAAACGACCAACTCGGTTTTTCATTCTGCACTGATTTGTTCTTGTGCATTTTCAATTTCAGCATTCAATTGGAAGAAATTTATAGACTCTGCTTCCAAAAGCATATCGCAGAATCTGCTCTGACTACCATTCAACACTGGCATGCATCTCATAATGCtaattttatttacaatatatctGTTAAcctgactgaggaagggtcccgacctgaaacatcacccatcctttttctccagagatgctgcctgacctgctgagttcctccagcactttgtgttttgctcaaggatccagcatctgcagttccttgtgtctcttttgTTACTAAACGTGGTTTAATTTAATATGCAAATACGTGGTTGGGGATTGATGCATTTTGTGTGAATCATTTTCTCAGATTGATGTACTGGAAGAAGAATTTAGACAGAATTGTTACCCAGGTATTGATCTCCGTGAAGAATTAGCTCGAAAATTGGCTTTGGATGAAGATCGAATTCAGGTGATTTAGAGACTTTAAACAGAACACATCTCTCTTGTATGgacacaaaagtaactcagcgggtcaggcagcatctcgggagagaaggacccttcgaagggtctcgacccgaaacgtcacccattccttctctcccgagatgctgcctgacccgctgagttactccagcattttgtgtccaccttcgattgaaaccagcatctgcagtttttttcctacccgcCTCTCTTGTGTGTCTCGCATGCTGTTACAGCTGAGAAATAATCTTACTTTTGCTACGATTTGTTTATTTCAGATCTGGTTTCAAAATCGCCGTGCAAAGCTGAAAAGATCTCATCGGGAATCTCAGTTTTTAATGGTGAAAAATGCATTGATAAGTTCGGACGTACAAACGCAGAAACCAGGCACACAGCTATGAGGTCCctgtttcccctctctatcccctctcccaccagtcttcctgtctccaactacattctatccttgtcccgccccctcccctgacatcagtctgaagaagggcctaatgtgggacaagggcggtcccgtacgggacaaaccagtttatcccaaaatacgggatgtcccggctaatacgggacagctggCAACCCCAGAGTAAAGGCCCAGAGCCAGCGTGTACGTGCATTATATTGGGCTGTTGTGATGCTTCCCAGTTAGGGCAATGGTTTACTGGTACTTTATTATCCTGCGTTCccaaggacaatgaaattcttgcatcaGCTCAATGGTAATCAGATTAAATATACATCAGGCACAATCATACTGAGTATGAGAGCATGACAGTGGAccacactggagagaaggaatgggtgacgtttcgggtcaagaccctccttcagactaaagaaggttctcgacccgaaacatcacccattccttctctccagagatgctgcccgtcccgctgagttactccagctttgtgcgtctatcttcggtctaaaccagcatctgcagtgccttcctgccCTGTGGACCACACTGAGTccatacacaagagtcgccacattaagAGGCACCACCTTGTATCCTACGTGTGGAATGAAACAAAATGTCAAAGTCTTAACCTGGCCATGAAGCCCCATTGTCCTGGCAGTGTGACTTCTGTGGCCATTGTCCTGGCAGTGTGACTGGGTCAGAGATGCTGTGGTCATCCTGTCCTGGCAAGCTCATGGTATGTACATAACTCTGACAATTGCCACTGATGTATGAATTATACTGTATGAATCTGCTGATATTACTCAACGTTTTGAAATGACCATTAAGAATCACAACCATTAAAGCGTAAAAGATGTTTCCAAAGTATCtaacacaggtccaccaccgattttccgccacccttggttccagggcctttctggattatccgtgttGCCCGACCAACGGAGGTCAAGACCTCCGAGAGGAAGAGTCCAAtggtaccggaacgttccgcctaggccgccgAGGGAGTGGTCGGGATACTGACCCGCAAAGTCGGCCGCGGAAGTTCCGATGAGATGGAGATCGGCCATCTGGCCCGGTCTGGGCACCACATGTCCCGGGGAGGATGAAAGGAGGTTCTGGTTTCACCAGTTGCCTGAAAATCCCTGATGGACCTTGTGTTAATTTTTGGAATTAGTTTAACTTGTAGTGCCTAGATAATTTGAGGGTAGAAAATTCTAAAATGCTCTCAGTGAGATATATTAAATGCACAGCTACCTAATCTAAATTAATAGGTCATGTAAATGGATCAGACATTTATTCAAATTGCAAAACTCCAGCTGGTGTGAATAGTTTTATTTTGCATGTTTAAAAAGTCTTTTAGCTTCTGACTGTATGATGTGTTTGCGTTACCAAGTATTACTTGTCGAGATATTAGTGtgatgtagatgttgtatatttaAAATAAAGTGTAACAGGACCACTGGTGGCTGTATTGATTTCCATGATGGAGGTGCTTGGCATACAATATGATTTATCGAGACACAAAGGTCCTgatccggcacggtggtgcagcggtagagttgctgccttacagcgaatgcagcgccggagactcaggttcgatcctgactacgggcgccgtctgtacggagtttgtacgttctacccatgacctgtgtgggttttctccgagatcttcggtttcctcccacactccaaagacgtgcaggtatgcaggttaattggctgggaaaatgtaaaaattatccctagtggatgtaggatagtgttagtgtgcggggatcgctgggcggcgcggacctggtggaccgaagggcctgtttctgcgctgtatctctaaatctaaaaaaatctaaatctaaaacagatgtggagaggatgtatccactagtgggagagtctaggactggaggtcatagtctcaggtttaaaggacattcctttagcaaggagatgaggacaaatttctttagtcagagggtggtgaatctgtggaattctttgccacagaaggctgtggaggccaagtcaatggatattattaaggcagagatagatagattcttgattagtgcgggtgtcagaggttatggggagaaggcaggagaatggggttaagagggaaagatagatcagccatgattgaatgaatggcggagtagacttgatgggctgaatggcctaattccactcctgttCCTGTGACCGTatgaaaacattgtctgtccatttcctccgcagatgctgcctgatccgctgagttccccctTTGTTTTGCCAATGTTAGTAAATGGGAGTAGTTGCTGGGTTTCCAGTGGAGACCCTACTTGCAGCATGGGTATGAGATTTCATTTTTTCATGCAGGAATCTCAAACACCCAACATCGCCAATGAGCCTGTTTCAAAGGAAGTTGCTGTTTCATTAAATACATGTTTATTTAATACATGGCTGTGTACAGTAATACCGTTAAATGGGGAatcagaacgtagaacagtacaggaacagacccGTCAGCTCACaacgtttgtgccaaacatgataccaagttaaactgatctcatctgcctgtacatgatcctctATTCCttgcccttcatagaaacataaacaataggggcaggaggaggccattcggcccttcgagccagcactgccattcaatgtgatcatggctgatcatccaaaatcagcggtatgaatattgatttatctaacttcaagtaacccttgcacccctcacccctctctctctctctctctctctctgtccctcacccACTAAAGTAGTTAGACCAGCATCAAAGCCGTCTTGTtgcgtttcattgtctgtaactcgttttcacctagtccaCACCCTTTTGCATATTTATCATtagttctatatctctatatcacggtctgtatttctcgtttccctttcccctgaccgtcagtctgaagaagggtcttgacgcgaaacatcacctattccttttcaccagagatgctgcctgacctgctgagttactccagcttttagtatctaccatcagacaatagacaataggtgcaggaggaggccattcggcccttcgagccagcaccgccattcaatgtgatcatggctgatcattctcaatcagtaccccgttcctgccttctccccataccccctgactccgctatccttatgagctctatctagctctctcttgaatgcattcagagaattggcccccactcccttctgaggcagagaattccacagattcacaactctgactgaaaatgtttttcctcatctcagttctaaatggccgaccccttattcttaaactgcggccccttgttctggactcccccaacattgggaatcagTAGCCAGGTTTAATTCTCGGCGTAAGCAGGCAGGGATTTACTttaacacacaaggaactgcagatgctgggatattGCTGCTAAAAcaccgtgctggaggaactcagtggtcatTTGGAGCGAATGGACAAATAACGTttctagtcgggacccttcttcacatgatTGCTAAAGCAAATTAAATCCCTTTGCTTCATtaacagggtggggggtggagatggTATATAAACATGGACGCTGATAATCCTTTATACATTAACGATTAACTTAGTGTGGGTGCAGGCTTCTGGTTGTGGTGTCAAAACAGCATCACTAATGAATAGTAGTGTTAAGGGCTCAAGAGGGCCAGGTGTTTTTTATTCTCATGTGTTCCAACAAACGGCACtgtgaaattctaacttgcagcagcataacaggcctgtaaacaccgtACTCGTagacaatatcaccaacaacgttCAATACAAAACCCAATATTAGTACAATAAGACAGTGGCAAAgcagtagaaccactgcctcacagcgccggagacccgggttccatcccaactgcgggtgctgtctgtacggagtttgcacgttctccccgtgacctgcgttgcccCGTGacctttctccaggatctccagtttcctcccacactccaaagacgtgcaggcttgtaggtcaaaaccgaatatagacacaagaagctggagtaactcagcgggacaggcagcatctctggagagagagaatgggtgacgtttcacagagtgctggaataactcagcaggacaggcagcatctctggagagaaggaacgggtgacgtttcgggttgagacccttaggtcaattgggttggtataattgtaaattgtccctagtgtgtgcaggttagtgttaatgtgcagggatcgctggtcggcgtggacccggtgggctgaagggccggtttctgtgctgtatctctaatctaagctAAATCCATAGTTGCAACCAAGCCGATTACTAATACAGAGTTATGCTGCTTCCAATTTACTTTCTGACATGGCCTGAGGATTTAATTGGTGCTGGTCCATTGTTTTGACTGTAGCTGGTTTACCGGGCCTGAGCACGGCGGGTGGCACTGATTACTGAACCCATT
This genomic interval carries:
- the hesx1 gene encoding homeobox expressed in ES cells 1, which produces MATSRHPDLAGGLKADSQLAETCSAAEGKVARCPFTIESILGLGMKEKTTCIITPHRPWAGMLSVAGKTLPAAVAATGFPGTSWPSSSEGSDGGGKGEQGGDGARGSGRREDLFSPPNCCWFRGRRPRTAFTRRQIDVLEEEFRQNCYPGIDLREELARKLALDEDRIQIWFQNRRAKLKRSHRESQFLMVKNALISSDVQTQKPGTQL